Genomic DNA from Theobroma cacao cultivar B97-61/B2 chromosome 3, Criollo_cocoa_genome_V2, whole genome shotgun sequence:
tggtttttcatttctttcttttggtttaGAGAAAATTGTTAGACTAATAGATGCAAAGtgcatataaaaatttgattgcgATACTTTTTGTATGTTGGTAGGTTATGACTTTTCTAGTGACAGATGAGAATTGTCCAACTTACTGTTATCAGGTCTCGGGAGGGGAATTGAGAATACATCCATTTCAGGTGTTCTCTATGAggtaagacaagttggatgaTGGCAGACTTACCAGGTTATTTGCGCAACTGCTTGCATACTGGAAAACTTGCACTTCTGGCAATTTTAGTTTCGGGAGGGATTGTATTGCAAATCTTGGTTAGTAGTGCATTtctctgttaattaattaccTTTGGTTGTGGCTCTAAATGTCTTAGTCATTCTGATTCCTTGTGCATGGTGGTGTCTCAGGCATGTGCTTTGTACAATAATTGGTGGCCAATGCTAACTGGTAAGTGAATGTGAAGTTTGTGATCTTAGTTAGCCGTTTCTTGTAATTGAGTTACTTATTCTCAAATGAATATGTTAGCTTTTCCAGgtgtaaatttaaattttcagtATGTAACTTATCCAAGGCAGCCTATCACTGATTCAGTTGTTAATGTTATGTGTCCCTTTATATCTACCTCAAAGGTTGATGCTTATAAATCAGTTTCTTAGTCCTGTGATTTAGAAGCATGTCGAGAAGACAGTTGCACTTGAATCTACGAAGCTATGTTTCTTAAGATTCAACTGATTTTACCATCTAGGGACATGTATCATGCATGCAGAAATGTGTCATTTCCACAATTCTTTGGGTTAATTTCCTTTCATTGTTGTGTGACTTTGCCCTGATATTTGGTACTAAAGAGTTTGCTGGGTTCCTGCTTGATTGCACATTAGAGGCAATGTTTATGAGTGAGTGTGAAGTTTGTGACTTTGTGTGAATGTGTGTGTAAGCAGGGAGGGCTTGAGATTTTCCTGTTACTTTTTTTGTGCAATTAAGTAAGAACCTTATACTGATTAAGCATGCTAACATGCTTCATTGCTATTGCAGTAATAATGTATGTGCTTCTGCCAATGCCTGTGCTATTCTTTGCGAGCTCTGATCgttcttctcttttatctGAATCTGACAATGGGTAATTAATTTTGGCCCTAAACATATTCATAAATAAGATTTGATCCTCTTTTACACTTTCAGCTTGCACAATTAGAAtgctcattatttttcttcccAATGAACAATGTAACAGTTGGGTCAATGCAACAAAGTTCTTGACTGGAGCTTCTGCAGTTGGAAGCATTGCAATACCAGCTATCCTAAAGCATGCTGGTGTTATTGGTTGGGGCGCACTGGCAATGGAACTCTcatcttattttatattcgTATTAGCCATTATGTGTTATATCCGAATGGATGATAATGATGATTACAGTTTCCTCTGAAAAATGACTTATCTGCAATCATGTCAAATACTGTAAAAGGTAGTTCAAACGAGGCTATGCCTTTCCCTGTTTTGATGGGCCTTATTTCCATAATTCCATGTTTGTTCTTGTTGAGTGATTGGGtgatttattctttttttgggGCCATGTAATGAGTGCCAATGTGCCAATATTGGTTATGAACAATTGTTgcattgaaattgaaaaaccTCTTTTATAAGAGATCTTGCTTTAGGTTTAGAGAATGATGGGGTGAGAGAAGTCTCTTCCGGTATGCTTGTTTTCTTGATAAAACCTACTTTGAATTACCAGAATTGTTTTGATCACTGATAAAAGTCCTCTTTCAAGAGCATTTACCAGGTTCAAGTGCCAAGTATGTTTTGTCAGAGCCAGCTACCACAAGTCTACAGCTATACCATTTCCTCAtcatttagtttttatatatagCTGACAATCAAAGAGTACATAAGATTGGGCCCCGAGGACTCAGAAGAAAATTTTCCATATTTACTTGGTagtgttttcatttttgtaagaaaatattgaagaaaaactcCTGCAAGATCTCAATCGCAAAGAACATAATACATTGTTAGATGATGAAACTGATTCTGCAAAAGCCAGGGTACTGTGGAACATATTCAGTGAAGTTAGTTCAATCAAGCAACATGGAAATTGCCTGCCTGTAAAACCAATTACTCAAGAAACAAGTGACTATTATGAACACAACCATACTTATTTAGCACAAAAACAATTATCACCCTGGTTTTTGCCTTCCTTAAGTTGACCTTCAGCATTTGTGACCAAATATCCCTTTCTTGTCGAGCTCCATTCGACATTGTGTTTGCGACCAAAAGAATTTTGTTGCATTGCAAAAGTTCCTTTTAACAACAAACGCAACGCCAACGAAGctcaacaaataaaatcttttgGCTTGTGACAGTAAAGTACGCAATCAAATACAAACCCAGACCAAGACCTACTATTCTGGTGAGAAAAGTATGGTTTCACCATAAATTATTTCCATTCTTTTTCCCAAATATACAAAATTATGTctgttttagatattttaactCACAGTAACACTTTAATCACAAGAATGCCAAGCACATACCCTGTaaccataatatttaatataattttcaaggtatttattttcaatcataATTCTTAACCAAAATCAACCACATTATCAATGAAAAACTAGACCTTAGCAAGATGAGAAAAGCTAATGAGGTCAAAATCCATATAAGACTTATAGACATGCCATTCTCCAAATATCCATGAGATTTCCGGAGCATAAGATGGTGCTTATATGATGAACATTTCTAGACCAGCTGCACCTTGCTAATTGTAAGCTAGAGCCCTAAAAGGTCTTTCAGTAACTTTCCAATCATTAATTTTCAGTACACCTACCAAAAACAATGTCACACATGCATCAAACTCTAATTTAAGAGAATATTCATAGCATGCGATTTTGATCAgtacattaaaaattattgattcAAAATCTACCTATAGAATAAATTCAAACTATATTTCCTGCTGCATAATAATTTGGGCATCTTTGTACTCTGAATTTGCCTTTTAAATTCTTACAATTaaagttaaagaaagaaacaaagacaAAATTCATAAGAAAAATGTATTTCTCATTACCCAAAATCACAATAATCTCTGAACAAAGAGTCTATGTTAAACGTTCAATTTCCTTACAATCAATTTTCTTTACCGACTTACAATCAATTTTTCGGTGTCAAAAGACGATGCGAAACTGGGGAGCGTCGGATCCACTAGCGGGCAGAATTTCCCAGCGGCAAGGCTCGAGCTCGTCGGATACGGGACAGAACCCGGCTAACGTAACCTTATCTGCAGTAGCCGCTACGGACCCGAACTCGAACACCGTAACACTCTCAGGTCGGGGCACTACAACGGCTCCGTGCATTCCCGGAACGGGTTTCGGGGTCTCGTTGGGCTTCGGTATGGTTTGGGTTTCAGTTTTCGGGTTGCCTCTGAACCAAGAGAGAAGACCCATGGTGGGTTGTGCGAGTTTTCCGGTAATcgtagagttttttttttttggaagagGAATCGTAGGGTTTTTGGAAAATGGAGAGTGGGCCTTTATTCGGAGAATGGGATTGGGCAACTATGTGAAATTACAAGGATGGCCCTGTGTTTTTGGAATTTCAAATCGCATTAGAAGCAAAACGGTACGTTTTCTCAGGAAGGTTGAAGCTTTTTGTTATTGACACCCTACTTAATCacgaaatataaaaattttaaaaaattaaaaaaaaaataagttaagaaaattttatttttaaatttatttattaaaataataatatttaatttattgataatttattaaaaagtaaaatatattgatcttttaaattttacttataattatatacaaatttattaatattcaaaataaaccATCCACCTCAAATTTGTAAACAACATTAATAGGTAAacgtaaaatatataaaatattcttcttatttcttcattttttttcccttttttcaaattcatagGCGACACTCCATACACCGACTAACCACCCATCTGACTAGATCTCCTCAAGAGAGCATGCGATTTGGCCGTGCACCTTAGATCTCGTGCTACTCTAGGGAGCATTACCCAAAATCGACACTCCCTTGGGGGAAAACGATCTAGTCAGATCGATCAGATTTGGCACTTCCCAATCGATCCAGCTGCGGGGTTGATCGACCAATAAGGGGTAAGGtagagaaattttttttaatgggagaaaataatttttaaaattaaaaattataatttatataatgataatttttaaaattaataaagagttaaattattttaaaagtattacCACGCCATCCACCTGACAGAACTTATGTATCTAGCGAAAGATATTATTTTGGTTGAAGTGtctattttaaatattaatatggttaaaacttaaaaaagtcaatccattttaccctttataaaatttatatatcaacaatacatcaaatataaacttatatatattaagattttattttattttcataaaaaaagattgtagaaaaaatttaaacataatagtaaaaaaatttcttgaattaataatctaaataaaattttatttttttattacattcaatcaaatttatgTGTTTGGACCAAATAAATTCGTATAACCAAGACCAGGTcttgttaattaaaatgtaactttttattttcacgtaacatttttatcttttacatcaacgtcacattaacataaaacaaaaagtgattttttgattaataatacttaattaactgttaatcaaataaaaatacaaagacttagttaaacataataaaaaattaaaaaaattaaaattttttaaataattcaagaaCCTTTAATGtattatgttgaaaatttactaaaaaaataaaaaacaagtGTGAGGAGGCAAAATATATGTGCTACTGGCCACATGAGAAATTTCCACTTTCCAATTGCAGAATGGTTCACAAGGGTGCTAGGATTGAACCGATACAGCAAGAAAAAGTTTATAAACAATATCAAATTTTTCTGAGATTACGTGATTTTAGCACTAAAGTTCTCTTTGTAAGTAAATTTTGTCATCTCTAGCTTCAAAATCCAAGCATATAGGTTTCTCATATATGCATGATGAGTAAATATCAACCGTGATACAGAAAAGGAATACCAGCAAAATTCTTCAATTGAATTGTAATAGCCCGAATGATACACTTAAATGTCACTGCCCAAATCTCAGACAGCCAAGAAAGCCATCCATGAACTCGAATACTAGCAGATAAATAGAACCAAAGAGTATGCCATGCcctcaatttatattttgcacTGTGAAAGATTATGCCTGGAACAGCTTACAAATCTATATATAAACTTGATTCCACATCAAAATACATGCAGCAAATGAATGCTCTCAAAACAGGAATGCAATTGGGAAACATCAGTTACCTCCTGGATGCTACCTTCAGATCAAAATTCCAAAATGCCAAAAGGCTTTAATTCCCTTCATCACTAGCTTTTGAGCTCCTATAATCCCTTTTCAACTCAGCAACTCTCTTCATACAAGCTGCCTTTGATTTCCCAGGCACAGCAGCAGCAATCTTCTCCCATCTCATTGGCGCATCCTTTGGGAACGCCTTCAGAGCATTGAGCAAGGCAATGTCTTCCCCTGAACTCCACCCCGCTGCTCCAGCATTATTGTCACCACCACCGCTACTTTCTTGACTCTCCGACGTTACACCGTCATTTCCACCGTGAATTCTCGTATCCAATGGCTTCCTATTCTTCAAAAACTGCGCATACGAATCACTGTCACCCGCTTTCTTCTCTCCCAattcttttgctttctttatCACACCCTCCATTCTATGTTTCCCCTTAAAGGCTTCAGCTATAGACTCCCATCTACCCGGCTTCCCCACCGGATTCTTCACCATTT
This window encodes:
- the LOC18606099 gene encoding vacuolar protein sorting-associated protein 55 homolog — translated: MMADLPGYLRNCLHTGKLALLAILVSGGIVLQILACALYNNWWPMLTVIMYVLLPMPVLFFASSDRSSLLSESDNGWVNATKFLTGASAVGSIAIPAILKHAGVIGWGALAMELSSYFIFVLAIMCYIRMDDNDDYSFL
- the LOC108661198 gene encoding uncharacterized protein LOC108661198; protein product: MGLLSWFRGNPKTETQTIPKPNETPKPVPGMHGAVVVPRPESVTVFEFGSVAATADKVTLAGFCPVSDELEPCRWEILPASGSDAPQFRIVF